One Labrus mixtus chromosome 12, fLabMix1.1, whole genome shotgun sequence DNA segment encodes these proteins:
- the LOC132985475 gene encoding interferon-induced protein 44-like: protein MGGKQSRPTEPPFLSTPWRTINWKENQNPLQYVNNYKLPIEGKQIRILLHGPTGAGKSSFINSIQCVLYGRLYVQALADTGFEYSFSKKYTAYKIQKGDQKSFYPFVFNDIMGLSLKNGVLVDDVKLALMGHVKEGYKFNIESKLSDADPHYIKSPTDNDKVHILVCVINADNLTLMHQATLQQIREIRGKASELGIPQVVILTKIDKAYPELKENLRNVYKVASLKKKMEQFSADVGIPMNCVFPVKNYSEEIELNSEMDSLILSALRNIINFGGDCVNFRMNPSGRLD, encoded by the exons ATGGGAGGAAAACAGTCCAGACCGACAGAACCTCCAT TTCTTTCCACACCATGGAGAACAATAAACTGGAA AGAAAACCAGAACCCTCTGCAGTATGTCAACAACTACAAACTTCCCATTGAAGGAAAGCAGATCAGAATTCTTCTTCATGGGCCTACTGGAGCTGGAAAGTCCAGTTTCATCAATTCCATCCAATGTGTCTTATATGGCAGATTATACGTACAGGCCTTGGCAGACACTGGCTTTGAATACAGTTTCAGCAAAAAG TATACGGCCTACAAGATCCAGAAAGGAGACCAGAAGTCCTTTTACCCTTTTGTCTTCAATGACATCATGGGTCTGAGCTTAAAAAATGGTGTCCTGGTGGACGATGTTAAACTGGCTTTGATGGGACACGTGAAGGAAGGTTACAAG tTCAACATTGAATCTAAGTTGTCAGATGCTGATCCACACTACATCAAATCTCCAACAGATAACGACAAAGTGCACATTCTGGTTTGTGTAATAAATGCTGACAATTTAACTCTGATGCATCAAGCCACTCTGCAGCAGATTCGAGAGATTAGAGGGAAAGCCAGTGAACTGG GGATTCCTCAAGTCGTCATTCTAACCAAGATTGATAAAGCATATCCTGAACTCAAAGAAAATCTGAGGAATGTCTACAAGGTTGCTTCCCTGAAGAAGAAG ATGGAGCAGTTCAGTGCAGATGTTGGAATCCCAATGAACTGCGTGTTCCCTGTGAAGAACTACTCTGAAGAAATCGAGCTCAACAGTGAGATGGACTCCCTGATCCTGAGCGCGCTGAGAAACATCATCAACTTCGGAGGAGACTGCGTCAACTTCCGCATGAATCCCTCAGGACGTTTAGACTGA
- the LOC132985371 gene encoding AT-rich interactive domain-containing protein 1B-like translates to MDGSLGSSANTTTNNNYNPPPTGTSSGFNHYYGNGRGGPCCDQHGGQQSAGTGVTAAARSVHSTMDQVQNSHEGYNNNNNNNNNNSPYNHYPNYRPGYGSGGSGGMMSPSRQGNNLTGPGSSGSKAAMTAPSTPAGGGGFPRFPGQQSQQQMLGPSGATPTLNQLLTSPSTVMRAYGSGYPDYNNPPSMALKDMSSGFGSAALGWGGQQRNHPRMSPGSTGQNAGQGAGRSQVASMDPMAMKRSQLYGMSNNPYSQQQQQQQQQGAPYSGQPYRAPSPHRYPMGVSSRGQMAMGGMQYSQQQVGGAVCPLIQINHEE, encoded by the exons atGGATGGCAGCCTGGGATCATCCGCCAACACCACCACTAACAACAACTACAACCCTCCTCCGACTGGGACCAGCTCCGGGTTTAATCATTATTATGGGAATGGAAGAGGAGGGCCTTGCTGTGATCAACATGGCGGACAACAAAGCGCAGGGACTGGGGTAACAGCAGCAGCTCGATCAGTACACAGCACTATGGACCAGGTTCAGAACTCACACGAAggatacaacaacaacaacaacaacaacaacaacaacagtccgTATAACCACTACCCGAACTACCGACCCGGCTATGGGAGCGGTGGGAGCGGTGGGATGATGAGTCCCTCCAGGCAGGGGAACAACCTGACGGGCCCGGGCAGCAGCGGCAGCAAAGCGGCTATGACTGCTCCCAGCACCccggctggaggaggagggtttccGCGGTTCCCCGGTCAGCAGAGCCAGCAGCAGATGCTCGGTCCGTCCGGAGCTACACCGACATTAAACCAGTTATTAACGTCTCCCAGCACCGTGATGAGAGCTTATGGGAGTGGATACCCTGATTATAATAATCCGCCGAGCATGGCACTGAAAGACATGAGCTCCGGGTTCGGTTCGGCTGCTCTCGGTTGGGGAGGACAACAACGAAATCACCCGAGAATGAGCCCGGGGAGCACCGGGCAGAACGCCGGGCAGGGCGCCGGCAGGTCCCAG GTGGCATCCATGGACCCGATGGCGATGAAGCGCTCGCAGCTCTACGGGATGAGCAACAACCCGtactcccagcagcagcagcagcagcagcagcagggggcgCCATACTCCGGACAACCCTACAgagccccctccccccacagATACCCCATGGGggtgtccagcagggggcagatgGCGATGGGAGGGATGCAGTACTCTCAGCAGCAGGTAGGGGGCGCGGTGTGTCCACTAattcaaataaatcatgaggaataa
- the LOC132985474 gene encoding interferon-induced protein 44-like: MGGTQSTPEQPPFLSTPWRTINWKDYQNPLQYVESYKLPSEGKQIRILLHGPVGAGKSSFINSVQSVLHGRIYVQALSDTGFKYSFTEKYTAYKIQKLDQRSFYPFVFNDIMGLSPINGVLVDDVKLALMGHVKEGYKFNIESKLSDADPHYIKSPTDNDKVHILVCVINADNLTLMHQATLQQIREIRGKASELGIPQVVILTKIDKAYPELKENLRNVYKVASLKKKMEQFSADVGIPMNCMFPVKNYSEEIELNSDTDCLILSALRNIINFGGDCVNFRTNPSGRLD, from the exons TTCTTTCCACACCATGGAGGACAATAAACTGGAA AGACTACCAGAACCCTCTGCAGTATGTTGAAAGCTACAAACTTCCGTCAGAAGGAAAGCAGATCAGGATTCTTCTTCATGGGCCCGTTGGAGCTGGAAAGTCCAGTTTCATCAACTCCGTCCAAAGTGTCTTACATGGCAGAATATACGTTCAGGCCTTGTCAGACACTGGCTTTAAATACAGTTTCACCGAAAAG TATACGGCCTACAAGATCCAGAAATTGGACCAGAGGTCCTTTTACCCTTTTGTCTTCAATGACATCATGGGTCTGAGCCCAATAAATGGTGTCCTGGTGGACGATGTTAAACTGGCTTTGATGGGACACGTGAAGGAAGGTTACAAG tTCAACATTGAATCTAAGTTGTCAGATGCTGATCCACACTACATCAAATCTCCAACAGATAACGACAAAGTGCACATTCTGGTTTGTGTAATAAATGCTGACAATTTAACTCTGATGCATCAAGCCACTCTGCAGCAGATTCGAGAGATTAGAGGGAAAGCCAGTGAACTGG GGATTCCTCAAGTCGTCATTCTAACCAAGATTGATAAAGCATATCCTGAACTCAAAGAAAATCTGAGGAATGTCTACAAGGTTGCTTCCCTGAAGAAGAAG ATGGAGCAGTTCAGTGCAGATGTTGGAATCCCAATGAACTGCATGTTCCCTGTGAAGAACTACTCTGAAGAAATCGAGCTCAACAGTGACACGGACTGCCTGATCCTGAGCGCGCTGAGAAACATCATCAACTTCGGAGGAGACTGCGTCAACTTCCGCACGAATCCCTCAGGACGTTTAGACTGA